In Malus sylvestris chromosome 2, drMalSylv7.2, whole genome shotgun sequence, the genomic stretch ACTGGGCCACCAGTTGCTTCAGATGCTGCAATTCCTGGCCTCTATCTTCAAACTCCTTCTGCCGTTCATGCTGAGTGGATACAGCTCGCTTTAAAATTGCATTTTCCTGAATAATAGCTTCCATTTGTTCCTTCAGCATCATATTTTCCTACAACAAGGAAAAACATAAGTACCGCTAAGCCattaggaaaaaaaaggaaaattaatagatGTTGCATCCTCAAACATTCCCCCGGTTTTCTACTCAATGCCaagggaagaaaaaaacaataacTAGACAAAGAGAAACATATATTGGACATGCAATATATGTAATTAAGAGGTCATACCTGGCGAAAGCTTTGGGCTACCTCTGTGGTTGCACAAGCACTAATGGACTTCTCCAAAGCCTCAAGCACCCTTGAAGCACGAGCTTTAGCATCATCCATGTTAGAGGCACTCATCATCTCTCTGACAACGAGCTCCACCCACTCCGCTCCATCCTTGGGAAGGTTATTTTGCACTGATGGATCATCAGTTACTGCAACCTCTCCATTTGTTGCTACCGCACCTGAAACAAAATATTGATCAACCCCCCTTAATGTCTACAATACTAGCAAGATTACCAAAAAACTTATAGATTCAATTCTTGAAAGACTGTCACGGTGGTAAGCCCTGTGGAAGGTGAGACAACGATATAACTTTCTAGGTAAAGCAAGAAAGTATCTGCTCATACTATGTGATTGGAGTTGCACATTTGCTTCTGGCGCTATATCAGATTTTCCTGCTGCAGAACCTAAACGTAGCTCATTCAAACTTTTGATAGCCGAATCCAAATCACCACCACATTCTTCAAGTGCTCCCTCCAGAAGCTAGGATAATAATTTCAAAATGCTTAGTAACTTTTCATCTTAATTAACTAGATATGATGCACATCCTCCAAAGTTGAAGGGTATTAAGAACCAtgacaagaaaaacaaaaatggcACGTATATGCATGCGGAGTTTCAATTACGGGAGGTCACCAATCACGTGGGTTGTCGATCGAGTTACACCAAGAAGTCAATGCAACCAACCACATTGAAGGGGCAGCGTACATCCGTGTCACACATGTTTAACTCCCTGTATAGTGtttgtatatatacacacaagcGCACACACATACGTATCTGTATGTAAACATACACTTCATGGCAGTCGGAAAATCAGAAATGCAACAAAGCAAATATGCCAGAGAACGAagatataatataaaaaaatgatagaGAAACATGTAATATGCCACAAAATGATCAACAAGACTCAAACCAATTATCATAAAAACACCCAGAACACACGAAAATGCAAGAGGGATTCCATTTGTAGTTTCACAATTGAACTAAACAATTCACGATAATCATGGCATACGAAATTCAGGGACGCCGAATACTATGAAAATGCATTCCCTAATATTGGGCATTTaaattagggaactttaacgaaaagatcATGTCAtgttaactttaacgaaaaatcaaatttttacgctaaaaaatcaattctaatactattcattttatcttttattttgtgatTATAGTTAAAATCTAAAGTTtccaagtcattttcattagattttcttttaaattaggCTCGCTAATCGAATCCAGTCCtatcatccaatccaatccaagcAATCAAATTTATCCCTTCGAATGATGCATACAACAATAAAAATCAACAATTCCAACATAATTACACAGAATtgattaattaatgaaaaaaaagagaaaaatgaatgaaatgtgAACCTGGTTGTCCATGTCCGGGAAAACGGCCCTGAGGTGTTCGATCAAATGCGAGGCAGCAAACGACGTCGTGGAGGGAGGAGAGAAGCGAAcaggggaggaagaagaagagcagCGGATTCTCTTGGAAGCGGAGGAGACGGGAGGGGAAGT encodes the following:
- the LOC126592558 gene encoding uncharacterized protein LOC126592558, with protein sequence MSAVVCGKRSSIFEDNSLPSTSPPVSSASKRIRCSSSSSPVRFSPPSTTSFAASHLIEHLRAVFPDMDNQLLEGALEECGGDLDSAIKSLNELRLGSAAGKSDIAPEANVQLQSHSAVATNGEVAVTDDPSVQNNLPKDGAEWVELVVREMMSASNMDDAKARASRVLEALEKSISACATTEVAQSFRQENMMLKEQMEAIIQENAILKRAVSTQHERQKEFEDRGQELQHLKQLVAQYQEQLRTLEVNNYALTMHLKQAQQSSSIPGRFHPDVF